From a region of the Salinispira pacifica genome:
- the rplU gene encoding 50S ribosomal protein L21, translating into MYAMVEIKGKQYKAEEGALLKVDRLAEEAGKKVEFDSVLLVGSDDDVKVGAPYVKGAKVAAEVVEHGKDKKVVVFKYRRRKDSMTKNGHRQQYSLLKVTGLKA; encoded by the coding sequence ATGTACGCAATGGTAGAAATCAAGGGCAAACAGTACAAAGCAGAAGAAGGCGCCCTGCTGAAAGTTGATAGACTCGCAGAAGAAGCCGGCAAAAAGGTAGAATTCGATTCCGTACTTCTTGTTGGTTCTGATGACGATGTAAAAGTTGGTGCTCCCTATGTGAAGGGCGCAAAAGTGGCCGCAGAAGTGGTTGAGCATGGAAAAGATAAAAAAGTTGTGGTATTCAAATATCGCCGAAGAAAAGACTCCATGACAAAAAACGGTCATCGTCAGCAGTACTCGCTTCTTAAGGTAACCGGGCTGAAGGCCTGA
- a CDS encoding ribosomal-processing cysteine protease Prp, translating into MIRCIVEADNGMLRVLHSSGHGDVDNRDARVSISCAAVSTLLRTAGVLLETSEQVMIELKKFQPGEIDLRVKHVDEKAEQWLRGLTDMLIRGLEDVQRDFPAQVQLSQSPKY; encoded by the coding sequence ATGATCCGCTGCATTGTTGAAGCAGATAACGGAATGCTCAGGGTCCTTCACTCCAGCGGACACGGAGACGTAGATAACCGTGATGCCAGGGTGAGCATTTCCTGCGCTGCAGTGAGTACATTGCTGCGCACTGCAGGGGTTCTTCTGGAGACCAGTGAACAGGTAATGATCGAGCTGAAGAAGTTTCAGCCCGGTGAAATTGATTTGCGGGTCAAGCATGTGGATGAGAAAGCCGAGCAATGGCTTCGGGGTCTCACCGACATGCTTATCCGCGGGCTTGAAGATGTACAGCGGGATTTTCCCGCCCAGGTGCAGCTTTCCCAGAGCCCCAAGTATTAG
- the rpmA gene encoding 50S ribosomal protein L27, with protein sequence MAHKKGGGSTKNGRDSESKRLGVKRFGGQLVKAGEILVRQRGTRIHPGENVGRGKDDTLFAMAQGTVEFRQRRGKKVVNISEAQ encoded by the coding sequence ATGGCACATAAAAAGGGTGGCGGTAGTACAAAGAACGGTCGCGATTCGGAAAGTAAACGCCTTGGAGTCAAGCGCTTCGGAGGCCAGCTGGTAAAAGCCGGTGAAATTCTTGTTCGTCAGAGAGGAACCAGAATTCATCCCGGTGAAAATGTAGGTCGGGGCAAGGATGATACTCTCTTCGCAATGGCACAGGGAACAGTGGAGTTCCGCCAGCGCCGGGGAAAGAAAGTGGTGAATATCAGCGAAGCCCAGTAG
- the obgE gene encoding GTPase ObgE, giving the protein MNSFVDEMKIGVASGNGGPGCVSFRREKYVPKGGPDGGDGGRGGDVIFRVKDNLKTLTHLRPNKTYRAQNGLPGEGRKKHGKDGEDLVVLVPPGTQVKDAETGDILLDLVENNSEHRFLIGGIGGQGNTHFATSRNQTPRFAQPGMPGETRKIRLELSLIADIGFVGYPNAGKSSLLGVLTSAHPKVGAYPFTTKIPNLGVLRAFNRDIILADIPGIIQGASEGAGLGYRFLKHISRTAALLFLVDLSDYQDPVEVFENLKQELHAYEPELLKRPHYILATKMDIPEARERLDEFRSKVSEEVLPVSSATRDGIDELIKKLFSLTVEKKSVEEAVEVPDYYSYDPDDDHSNAEGASESRSESSGGKE; this is encoded by the coding sequence ATGAATTCGTTTGTAGATGAAATGAAAATCGGGGTTGCCAGCGGTAACGGCGGGCCCGGATGTGTGTCGTTCCGCCGGGAAAAATATGTTCCCAAGGGCGGTCCCGACGGCGGCGACGGCGGCCGGGGCGGGGATGTGATTTTCCGCGTTAAGGATAATTTGAAGACGCTCACCCATTTGCGCCCCAACAAGACCTACCGGGCGCAGAACGGGCTACCCGGGGAGGGCCGGAAGAAGCACGGGAAGGATGGCGAAGATCTGGTGGTTCTTGTACCTCCGGGCACCCAGGTGAAGGATGCCGAGACCGGCGATATCCTGCTGGATCTGGTGGAGAACAACTCCGAGCACCGCTTCCTCATCGGCGGAATCGGCGGCCAGGGGAATACCCATTTTGCCACCAGCCGGAATCAGACACCGCGCTTCGCTCAGCCGGGCATGCCCGGAGAGACCAGGAAGATCAGGCTGGAGCTGTCGCTTATTGCCGATATCGGGTTTGTGGGCTACCCCAATGCGGGAAAGAGCAGCCTGCTGGGGGTTCTCACCTCCGCCCATCCCAAGGTCGGGGCGTATCCTTTTACCACCAAGATTCCCAATCTGGGTGTGCTTCGGGCGTTTAACAGGGATATTATTCTTGCAGATATTCCCGGAATTATTCAGGGGGCCAGTGAAGGTGCGGGGTTGGGATACCGTTTTCTGAAACATATCAGCCGTACCGCTGCGCTGTTGTTTCTGGTGGATCTCAGTGACTATCAGGATCCTGTGGAGGTCTTTGAAAATCTCAAACAGGAGCTTCACGCATATGAGCCTGAACTGCTGAAGCGCCCGCATTATATTCTGGCTACGAAAATGGATATTCCAGAGGCGCGGGAACGGCTGGATGAGTTCCGCTCCAAGGTATCCGAAGAGGTGCTGCCGGTTTCCTCCGCTACACGGGACGGAATTGATGAACTGATTAAGAAATTGTTCAGTCTTACGGTGGAAAAAAAGAGCGTCGAAGAGGCCGTGGAAGTACCGGATTATTATTCCTATGATCCTGATGATGATCACAGCAATGCTGAAGGTGCTTCCGAATCCCGGAGTGAGTCTTCAGGCGGAAAGGAATAA
- the nadD gene encoding nicotinate (nicotinamide) nucleotide adenylyltransferase gives MRAAVLGGSFDPPHLGHEHIAVEAAEQLNLQRLYLVPAHRSPFKSGHGARGFRRMEMLERSASAIKRRVPELQIKILDVELKRGGSSYSYQTLEYISRELSGENHDYTNSELYLIIGEDNLKTFTLWKQWKNILELARLAVLPRETGRGRISLPEDLEHVKERIRIVNAPVFPAASSSIREMIARGDNTDTVLNKEVYEYIRDNSLYSI, from the coding sequence ATGAGGGCAGCTGTGCTCGGCGGGAGTTTTGATCCGCCCCACCTGGGCCATGAGCATATCGCAGTGGAGGCCGCCGAACAACTGAATCTTCAGCGCCTCTATCTGGTGCCTGCTCACCGGTCTCCTTTTAAATCCGGACACGGCGCCCGGGGCTTCCGGCGTATGGAAATGCTTGAGCGCAGCGCTTCGGCAATTAAGCGCAGGGTTCCCGAGCTCCAGATAAAAATCCTGGATGTTGAACTCAAACGGGGCGGGAGCAGCTACAGCTATCAGACCCTGGAATATATTTCCCGGGAGTTGTCCGGGGAAAATCATGACTACACAAACTCGGAACTCTATCTTATTATTGGGGAAGACAACCTGAAGACATTCACCCTCTGGAAACAGTGGAAAAATATTCTTGAGCTTGCACGACTTGCGGTTCTTCCCCGGGAAACCGGCAGGGGAAGAATATCTCTGCCGGAGGATTTGGAGCATGTGAAGGAACGTATCCGGATTGTGAATGCTCCGGTGTTCCCGGCTGCATCCAGCTCAATTCGGGAGATGATTGCCCGGGGTGATAATACAGACACAGTGCTGAATAAAGAGGTCTATGAATATATCAGAGATAATTCTCTCTATTCGATATAG
- the yqeK gene encoding bis(5'-nucleosyl)-tetraphosphatase (symmetrical) YqeK — MNISEIILSIRYRRVRKRLLRFIREQNSVERYEHILRVTATCRALAPRFSVNPARAEILGLAHDMVREWPDEKFLQLVNEHGYIPNAMEREKPLLLHGRCAAILLRRDFGVRNRSMLRSLEDHTLGRWGMDLTGILLFVSDYLEPGRKYTTPEFRERVMNLSPWEMVLAVNEHAKARGKKKSPRTHQLHVYARKMAGLELSGGERAALQAGG, encoded by the coding sequence ATGAATATATCAGAGATAATTCTCTCTATTCGATATAGAAGAGTGCGCAAACGTCTGCTCCGCTTTATTCGGGAGCAGAATAGTGTTGAACGCTATGAACATATTCTCAGAGTGACAGCCACCTGCAGGGCTCTGGCTCCCAGGTTTTCTGTTAACCCCGCGCGGGCTGAAATTCTGGGTCTGGCACATGACATGGTGCGGGAATGGCCGGATGAGAAGTTTCTTCAATTGGTGAATGAGCACGGATATATCCCCAATGCAATGGAGCGGGAAAAGCCGCTGCTTCTTCACGGAAGATGCGCAGCCATCCTCCTTCGCCGGGATTTCGGCGTACGAAACCGCTCCATGCTCAGATCCCTTGAGGATCACACTCTGGGACGCTGGGGAATGGATCTTACCGGCATACTTCTGTTTGTAAGCGATTACCTTGAACCGGGACGAAAGTATACCACCCCTGAATTCCGGGAGCGGGTTATGAACCTCAGCCCCTGGGAGATGGTGCTGGCGGTGAATGAACATGCCAAAGCCAGGGGGAAAAAAAAGAGCCCCCGCACGCATCAGCTTCATGTATATGCCAGGAAGATGGCTGGCCTTGAGCTGTCCGGAGGTGAGCGTGCCGCCCTGCAGGCCGGCGGTTAA
- a CDS encoding LCP family protein has product MEKKVPKNQSKIDPAIFVLLGIIAVIGIITAVVLLSVERDDFSARMEENPQIPILILLSDGEELSSAQLLLMDGNTGNLGVYDIPRKIGAIIPALGRVDRIDNLYAEMGAKEVRNTLEGIFDLEIDFYLDLDFADVEVLVDTIDGVSVFMPAPIEDFIDEKRVRIPGGNVRLDGEKMRSYIRYEGDDERELEWISRRWTFVRELLRTTAEYPLLYRSDELFNRYYRHMNANFDKSSARSFLEILKELNFDSMITQRVLGNERQVQTGEYAQTILFPHFEGQLVRESVKQVSRSLGAPEAAYTAALNVQLEILNGTDINGLAARTQDLYENFGFEVLRIGNADRNDYEETVIIDRSGNLQGAERVGDVIRSSNVREGSPLPENEDVDVTIVLGKDFDGWYVNSSSDE; this is encoded by the coding sequence GTGGAGAAGAAGGTGCCGAAAAATCAGTCAAAAATTGATCCAGCAATATTTGTCCTCCTTGGAATCATCGCCGTCATCGGTATTATCACCGCCGTGGTGCTTCTCAGTGTGGAACGGGATGATTTCAGTGCACGGATGGAGGAGAACCCCCAGATCCCCATACTGATACTTCTGTCCGACGGGGAAGAACTCAGCTCGGCTCAGCTGCTGCTCATGGACGGCAATACAGGTAATCTGGGAGTCTACGACATCCCCAGGAAAATCGGAGCAATCATCCCGGCTCTGGGCAGGGTGGACCGTATCGATAACCTGTATGCAGAGATGGGTGCCAAAGAGGTGCGCAATACCCTGGAAGGGATCTTCGATCTGGAAATTGATTTTTACCTTGATCTGGATTTTGCCGATGTTGAGGTGCTGGTTGATACCATAGACGGAGTATCAGTTTTCATGCCTGCGCCCATTGAGGATTTCATCGATGAAAAAAGAGTCCGCATACCCGGAGGTAATGTCAGACTGGACGGTGAAAAAATGCGTTCATACATCCGCTATGAAGGAGATGATGAACGGGAGCTGGAATGGATCAGCCGGAGGTGGACATTCGTGCGGGAGCTTCTCAGAACTACTGCTGAATATCCTCTGCTGTACCGAAGCGATGAGCTGTTCAACCGCTATTATCGGCATATGAACGCCAATTTTGACAAGAGTTCAGCCCGGAGCTTTCTGGAGATTCTGAAGGAACTGAACTTTGATTCAATGATCACTCAGCGTGTTTTGGGAAATGAGCGTCAGGTACAGACCGGAGAATATGCTCAGACCATCCTGTTCCCCCATTTCGAGGGGCAGCTGGTTCGGGAATCGGTAAAACAGGTGAGCCGAAGTCTGGGGGCACCGGAAGCGGCTTACACAGCCGCCTTAAACGTACAGCTGGAAATTCTCAATGGTACCGATATCAACGGTCTGGCGGCACGGACTCAGGATCTGTATGAAAACTTCGGCTTTGAGGTTCTGCGGATCGGAAACGCAGATAGAAATGATTATGAGGAAACTGTTATTATTGACCGCAGCGGTAATCTCCAGGGGGCCGAGCGGGTGGGGGATGTGATCCGCAGCTCAAATGTCCGTGAAGGAAGCCCCCTTCCGGAGAATGAAGACGTGGATGTGACAATCGTCCTGGGAAAAGATTTTGACGGATGGTATGTAAATTCATCCTCGGATGAGTAG
- the rsfS gene encoding ribosome silencing factor, whose amino-acid sequence MSEQMNEQEIHREAVKNTARFMDEIKLEDVVTLDFQGKSSITDYYIIATVNSYGQLRGAVKRLHEYFYQQQIDCRGGKKQSEEDNWTLLDCDYFIIHLMTKEARAFYDLEKLWFEAERLETGA is encoded by the coding sequence ATGAGTGAACAAATGAACGAACAGGAAATACACCGGGAAGCGGTTAAAAACACCGCCCGGTTCATGGATGAAATAAAACTGGAAGATGTGGTTACCCTGGACTTTCAGGGGAAATCCAGCATTACGGATTATTACATTATCGCCACTGTTAATTCCTACGGCCAGCTCAGAGGGGCGGTGAAACGTCTGCATGAGTATTTCTACCAGCAGCAGATCGACTGCAGGGGTGGAAAAAAACAGTCGGAAGAAGATAACTGGACTCTTCTTGACTGCGACTACTTCATTATCCACCTGATGACCAAAGAAGCCAGGGCATTTTATGATCTTGAAAAACTTTGGTTTGAAGCGGAGCGGCTGGAAACGGGAGCGTAG
- the nadC gene encoding carboxylating nicotinate-nucleotide diphosphorylase, which produces MDLANGELYEEFSLLLKHALQEDLGDLGDITSDAVFSSGDMSRAVIISRQDGVLSGLDCAIETFRSCDPDKALSFAPAAVDGDLLEDGQKVLEISGPAGSLLRAERSALNFLGFFSGIAGNAKRHCDALEGSSTRILDTRKTLPGYRRLSKAAVADGGGFNHRMGLYDMVMIKDNHADAAGGLAAAVQKVHEKWGEQFKVEVECRNLEQVALALTLDVDVIMLDNMSREDCREAVRLREEKGRTAQAFEASGDFTPEKIREYADVGLDFISVGGLTHSVKNHNFSMRIVH; this is translated from the coding sequence ATGGATCTGGCCAACGGGGAGTTATATGAAGAGTTCAGTCTTCTGCTCAAACACGCCTTGCAGGAAGATTTGGGCGATCTCGGCGATATTACCAGCGATGCGGTGTTTTCTTCCGGGGATATGTCAAGGGCGGTGATTATCTCCCGGCAGGATGGCGTGCTTTCCGGTCTGGACTGTGCCATTGAGACCTTTCGCTCATGCGACCCCGATAAAGCTCTGAGTTTTGCTCCTGCTGCCGTCGACGGTGATCTGCTGGAGGACGGACAGAAGGTCCTTGAGATCAGCGGTCCGGCGGGTTCTCTTCTCCGGGCTGAACGCAGCGCTCTGAATTTTCTGGGGTTTTTCTCAGGAATTGCCGGCAATGCCAAGCGCCACTGTGATGCCCTGGAAGGTTCTTCCACCAGAATACTGGACACCCGAAAAACTCTCCCCGGCTATCGAAGGCTCTCCAAGGCAGCAGTGGCCGACGGAGGGGGCTTTAATCATCGTATGGGATTGTACGATATGGTGATGATCAAGGATAACCATGCGGATGCCGCAGGCGGTCTTGCAGCAGCGGTACAAAAAGTTCACGAGAAATGGGGCGAACAGTTCAAAGTGGAAGTAGAGTGCCGGAATCTTGAACAGGTTGCCTTGGCCCTCACTTTGGATGTGGACGTAATCATGCTGGACAATATGAGCCGGGAGGATTGCCGGGAAGCAGTCCGTCTTCGGGAGGAGAAGGGGCGTACTGCACAGGCCTTCGAAGCCTCCGGTGATTTTACCCCGGAAAAAATCCGTGAGTATGCGGATGTTGGATTGGATTTCATATCGGTGGGCGGGTTAACTCATTCGGTGAAAAATCATAATTTTTCCATGCGCATTGTCCATTGA